A genome region from Marasmius oreades isolate 03SP1 chromosome 5, whole genome shotgun sequence includes the following:
- a CDS encoding uncharacterized protein (BUSCO:EOG09263YUI): MVNYDSQVQIRDLVQQLQHPVTELKSILALLAAPLDSLRLLPPQFASCNVHPLPPDSIRVLKHLPSIQKSLLERVIPTWDSVLQHEGAFILVEQYFCPDLFSFTPPFAGEVASSAYSTLMSSPITNVSVSLLVRLVREYPIDKLYSVVFSGNGDGSKQELRWDECVQNAVSVPAKIANYFGEEGRVPDVLEHGIYFNYLCTRCEHLIALLSQASNKNYPSITFLLTRLTKIGAFPSTVPTSRSQPSFFQTVLPTIRERLTESGSTIYSQMWSHILQSFPTSLPLRTLLISLFAHLKKCDSQNADVHTRVLVKQEAQLLQDLCPLSSDNVELWECVSTIILNRNWEESYARVFAGWFSLCGTSQRNDIALQQLLDEVLAQWSSPDHIKHSLLPHHRYLTMLFLLTITYLPIPFVASITSGRFISGVGIYISQVDNSIRHYGMLVAEVVAERSGKKLDFKDWAGEDSDKLWCRKIRELIQTRDVDVEVQTLKPQEEITASLNAPPIREAPSLSQKTVVRNPEGGYDSDDSMTGYNSPPSSRSNSPTPSELEDIHNDPSLAVGTKKIQKPVYLAQLGAMIRGPSGLTNGSANEEADKIEMALNCATELIRKKKDFGTELDENAVNLAYGLIGLQDNYNLQDFERKRQDALNALVACCPRTTAPCIIEEFFKNQYSTNQRYVILNALAIGARELGSLTTSIAQDTSLFPSKRLPPALHQKYIDDPPAISSLVPHLLDDVTRNSLDRGREIASNKVPKLIRERRLRVSKPAKIMEMNAPSPVAQQTSFNEVGPGSFIGPIINRFWLFLRDEQTREERTAHLDGRSRYHGAGTGLILNPLVLAQFLRTLALMVHAARNAPEWLAVIAPDALELSATLGTRPVSHAENDDDDESPEQNRASKEASVLTAALELSLVVFDQCLELDRGRSLSLENTTLLLGVGEWAGSVLSSLESGIKVPGGGGAQEISLRRAAAGVVLKVDEITSRWRRSMIDTW, encoded by the exons ATGGTGAACTACGATAGTCAAGTCCAGATTCGGGATCTAGTACAGCAGCTTCAGCACCCAGTAACAGAATTGAAGTCTATTTTGGCTCTCCTTGCTGCCCCCCTTGACTCTCTTCGGCTCCTTCCTCCTCAGTTTGCATCCTGTAACGTCCATCCACTACCTCCAGATTCTATCAGGGTCTTGAAACACCTTCCCTCGATTCAAAAATCCTTGCTTGAACGTGTAATTCCGACATGGGATTCCGTGTTGCAACACGAAGGTGCTTTTATTCTGGTTGAACAGTATTTCTGTCCGGATCTGTTTTCTTTCACGCCGCCGTTCGCTGGAGAAGTGGCTTCCTCTGCTTATTCGACCCTTATGTCTTCGCCGATTACCAACGTCTCTGTCAGTCTGTTGGTTAGACTGGTCAGGGAGTATCCAATTGACAAGCTTTACTCGGTTGTTTTTTCGGGGAACGGTGACGGTTCCAAACAGGAGCTGAGGTGGGATGAATGTGTTCAGAATGCCGTCTCAGTGCCTGCAAAAATAGCTAATTATTTTGGGGAGGAAGGTCGAGTGCCAGACGTATTGGAACATGGAATCTATTTCAATTACCTCTGTACACGTTGTGAACATCTTATCGCGTTGTTATCCCAGGCTTCCA ACAAAAACTATCCATCGATAACCTTCCTCCTTACCAGATTGACCAAAATCGGAGCATTTCCCTCCACGGTCCCCACCTCCCGATCCCAGCCCTCGTTTTTCCAGACTGTGCTCCCAACGATAAGGGAAAGACTTACGGAGTCAGGTTCTACCATCTATTCACAAATGTGGTCACATATCTTGCAGTCATTTCCCACGTCACTTCCCCTTCGAACTCTCCTTATCTCCCTATTCGCGCACTTGAAAAAGTGCGATTCCCAAAACGCAGATGTCCATACCCGGGTTCTGGTCAAACAGGAGGCACAGTTACTTCAGGACCTCTGTCCTTTAAGCAGCGACAACGTCGAGCTTTGGGAATGTGTTTCTACGATTATACTCAATCGTAACTGGGAAGAGAGCTATGCCCGCGTATTTGCTGGCTGGTTCTCCCTGTGCGGCACTTCTCAGAGAAATGACATTG CCCTACAGCAGTTACTTGACGAAGTGCTTGCACAATGGTCATCGCCTGACCATATCAAACATTCACTACTTCCCCATCATCGTT ATTTGACAATGTTGTTTTTGCTGACCATAACATACCTCCCTATCCCCTTCGTGGCGTCTATAACTTCTGGTCGGTTCATCAGCGGTGTCGGGATCTACATCAGTCAGGTGGATAATTCCATACGCCATTATGGAATGCTCGTCGCAGAGGTAGTTGCTGAGCGTTCTGGAAAGAAGTTGGATTTTAAAGACTGGGCAGGCGAGGATAGCGACAAACTCTGGTGCAGGAAGATAAGAGAGCTTATCCAAACTCGAGATGTTGATGTCGAGGTCCAGACCTTAAAACCTCAGGAGGAAATCACCGCTAGTCTCAACGCACCCCCAATCCGAGAAGCCCCATCCCTGTCACAAAAGACAGTTGTTAGAAATCCAGAAGGCGGCTACGATTCCGATGACTCTATGACGGGCTACAACTCCCCGCCTTCGTCTCGCTCCAACTCCCCTACTCCCTCGGAATTGGAGGATATTCACAATGACCCTTCTCTAGCCGTCGGAACGAAGAAAATTCAGAAGCCTGTGTACCTCGCACAGCTTGGTGCTATGATTCGAGGGCCTTCAGGCCTCACGAATGGTAGTGCCAACGAGGAAGCAGACAAGATTGAGATGGCTCTTAACTGTGCAACGGAactaataagaaagaaaaaagactTTGGAACAGAGCTCG ATGAAAACGCCGTGAATCTGGCGTATGGCCTTATCGGTCTACAAGACAATTACAATCTTCAAGACTTCGAGCGCAAGCGACAAGATGCCCTGAACGCACTGGTGGCTTGCTGTCCGCGTACAACCGCTCC CTGCATTATTGAAGAGTTTTTCAAGAATCAGTACTCGACCAACCAGCGCTACGTCATTCTCAATGCGTTGGCTATAGGTGCACGTGAATTGGGATCGCTCACAACGTCTATCGCTCAGGATACATCACTTTTTCCTAGTAAAAGGCTTCCTCCAGCACTGCATCAGAAGTATATCGATGATCCTCCTGCCATTAGCTCTCTAGTACCACACTTACTGGACGACGTCACTCGAAACTCCCTTGATCGAGGGAGAGAGATAGCGTCAAATAAAGTCCCCAAGCTAATTCGAGAGCGAAGGCTCCGCGTTTCGAAGCCAGCAAAAATCATGGAGATGAACGCCCCTTCTCCTGTTGCTCAACAGACCTCGTTCAACGAGGTGGGACCGGGATCTTTCATTGGGCCCATCATTAATAGATTTTGGTTATTCCTAAGAGACGAGCAAACGCGAGAGGAACGGACTGCACATCTCGATGGTCGCAGTCGCTACCACGGTGCTGGCACAGGGTTAATTCTTAACCCGCTTGTGTTGGCACAATTTCTGCGAACATTAGCATTGATGGTCCATGCGGCGCGTAATGCTCCCGAGTGGTTAGCTGTTATTGCACCTGATGCACTTGAGCTCTCGGCTACTCTCGGGACGCGTCCGGTATCTCATGCTGAaaatgacgacgacgacgaatcgCCAGAACAAAATAGGGCTAGCAAGGAAGCGTCTGTTTTGACCGCTGCATTGGAACTGTCGCTAGTTGTTTTTGATCAATGTCTAGAGCTTGATCGTGGCCGTTCGCTGAGTTTAGAAAACACAACACTTTTGCTAGGTGTCGGGGAGTGGGCTGGATCCGTCCTGTCAAGTTTGGAAAGCGGTATAAAGGTTCCTGGTGGCGGTGGAGCACAGGAGATAAGTTTACGACGTGCTGCTGCTGGTGTGGTGTTGAAAGTGGACGAGATTACTTCTCGGTGGCGTAGATCTATGATAGATACATGGTAA